The Vulpes lagopus strain Blue_001 chromosome 6, ASM1834538v1, whole genome shotgun sequence genome has a segment encoding these proteins:
- the PLEKHG3 gene encoding pleckstrin homology domain-containing family G member 3 isoform X4: MPVSASLRQDGSQERPVSLTSTTSSSGSSRDSRGAMEEPSGPEASAENGAGSPRGRHPANGDSGPSGWLSVRGPLSPFSSRAPAAPALKLSYLGRVVREIVETERMYVQDLRSIVEDYLLKIIDTPGLLKPEQVSALFGNIENIYALNSQLLRDLDSCNSDPVAVASCFVERSQEFDIYTQYCNNYPNSVAALTECMRDKQQAKFFRDRQELLQHSLPLGSYLLKPVQRILKYHLLLQEIAKHFDEEEDGFEVVEDAIDTMTCVAWYINDMKRRHEHAVRLQEIQSLLINWKGPDLTIYGELVLEGTFRVHRVRNERTFFLFDKALLITKKRGDHFVYKGHIPCSSLMLIESTRDSLCFTVTHYKHSKQQYNIQAKTAEEKRSWTHHIKRLILENHHTTIPQKAKEAILEMDSYYPSRYRCSPERLKKAWSSQDEVSTHVRQGRRQSEPGQPLFLRATLPSRQRGFTESGLKGRRKSEPTRHLLRQLSEKARAAGMKHAGSAGALLDFGQPPCAQGVQPETEGAAQEEQEEEEEEEEEEEEEEVVVEEEEEEEKAFQVSLEDLAGPEGSEKGARLEPPGSEEEEEEEEESLAVAEQEKGRKESEGPKSRRRSSGRSPTSAEKRMSFESTSSLPEVEPVPDPEMEQEVFAAMEGPSIEEVPSDTESPEVLETQLDAHQDLLGLAPPGDMGDFVVVESTEDLKALSSEEEEEDVRAAQETESLLPPSVLDQASIIAERFVSSLSRRSSLALEDGKASGFGSPRLISRSSSVLSLEGSEKGPAWHGSTTDSLGSQLPPEVDATVGVAMESGPPVNGTEPPSPGCLAEPDRSSCKKKESTLSTRDRLLLDKIKSYYENAEHHDAGFSIRRRESLSYIPKGLVRNSVSRFNSLPRPDPEPMAPLGHKRPVGSRPPSWALFDLPGPSQASAGEPAPITDAEFRPSSEIVKIWEGMESAGESSRKGTGQGQANGFDLHEPLFILEEHELGAITEESATASPESASPTERPSPAHLARELKELVKELSSGVQGELVAPLHPRIVQLSHVMDGHVSERVKNKVYQLARQYSLRIKSKSVTARPPLQWGKVAPTVPCLQEEAGAPSGGTGRRKPVLSLLSHEQTAAQEHSPPKPGSPRLFPFSPTAASPKASSPGPRPSSRSPLSPFDTETFSWPDVRELCSKYASHDEAFQAEGSRPRGPPVNRSRSVPENMVEPPPAGRVGRCCSVGARRGQAGPEAAQPQLPGMLPQSRPVEEEALYVTADLTLENNQRVIVMEKGPLPCPAAGLEECSGQGPSSPAATMRQGLDFQETGVSRSPEYWPKEEGPRDPADPGQQGRVRNLREKFQALNSIG, encoded by the exons ATGCccgtctctgcctccctccgcCAGGACGGCAGCCAGGAGCGGCCGGTGAGCCTTACGTCGACCACATCCTCGTCGGGTTCCTCCCGTGACAGCCGCGGTGCCATGGAGGAGCCCAGCGGCCCCGAGGCCTCGGCCGAGAATGGGGCAGGTTCCCCGCGTGGCCGGCATCCCGCCAACGGCGACAGTGGCCCCAGCGGCTGGCTGAGCGTGAGGGGGCCGCTGTCCCCGTTCAGCAGCCgggcccctgcagccccagcgCTCAAGCTCAGCTACCTGGGCCGCGTGGTGCGGGAGATCGTGGAGACGGAGCGGATGTACGTGCAGGACCTGCGCAGCATCGTGGAG GACTACCTCTTGAAGATCATCGACACGCCTGGGCTGCTGAAGCCAGAACAAGTCAGCGCCCTCTTTGGGAACATAGAAAACATCTATGCACTGAACAG ccagctACTCCGAGACCTGGACAGCTGCAACAGTGACCCCGTGGCTGTGGCCAGCTGCTTCGTGGAAAGG AGTCAAGAGTTTGATATCTACACCCAGTATTGCAACAACTACCCTAA ctcaGTGGCCGCCCTGACTGAGTGCATGCGGGACAAACAACAGGCCAAGTTCTTTCGGGACCGGCAGGAGCTACTACAGCACTCTCTGCCCTTGGGCTCCTACTTGCTAAAGCCTGTCCAGCGCATCCTCAAGTACCACCTGCTGCTCCAG GAAATTGCCAAACATTTTGATGAAGAAGAGGACGGCTTCGAGGTGGTGGAAGATGCCATTGACACCATGACCTGTGTGGCCTGGTACATCAATGACATGAAGAGGAGGCATGAGCATGCAGTCCGGCTCCAG GAGATTCAGTCGCTGCTCATTAACTGGAAAGGGCCAGACCTGACCATCTATGGAGAACTCGTCCTAGAGGGCACGTTCCGAGTGCACCGTGTACGCAACGAGAGGACCTTCTTTCTATTTGACAAAGCGCTACTCATCACCAAGAAGCGAGGCGATCACTTTGTCTACAAGGGCCACATCCCG TGCTCCTCCCTGATGCTGATTGAAAGCACCAGAGACTCTCTGTGCTTCACTGTCACCCACTACAAGCACAGCAAGCAGCAGTACAACATCCAG GCCAAAACAGCGGAGGAGAAACGGAGCTGGACTCACCACATCAAGAGGCTTATCCTGGAGAACCACCACACCACCATCCCCCAGAAG gcCAAGGAAGCCATCTTGGAAATGGACTCCTACT ATCCCAGTCGGTACCGCTGCAGCCCGGAGCGCCTGAAGAAAGCTTGGTCCTCCCAGGACGAAGTGTCCACCCACGTGCGCCAGGGGCGCCGGCAGTCTG AGCCTGGTCAGCCCCTGTTCCTCCGGGCAACACTCCCCAGCAGGCAGCGAGGCTTCACGGAGTCAGGCCTTAAGGGCCGTAGGAAGTCGG AGCCAACCAGACACCTGCTCAGGCAACTCAGTGAGAAAG CCAGAGCAGCAGGAATGAAG CATGCAGGCAGTGCCGGCGCTCTCCTGGACTTTGGGCAGCCTCCTTGTGCTCAGGGCGTGCAGCCAGAGACCGAAGGGGCTGCCCaggaggaacaggaggaggaggaggaagaggaggaggaggaggaggaggaggaggtggtggtggaggaggaggaggaggaggagaaggcctTTCAGGTGTCTCTGGAGGACTTGGCAGGGCCTGAAGGCAGCGAGAAGGGGGCCAGACTGGAGCCCCCAGgctcggaggaggaggaggaggaggaggaggagagcctgGCAGTGGCGGAGCAG GAGAAGGGGCGCAAGGAGTCAGAAGGCCCCAAGAGCCGCAGAAGGTCCAGCGGCCGGTCTCCGACTAGTGCCGAGAAGCGCATGAGCTTCGAGTCCACCTCTTCCCTGCCAGAG GTTGAGCCAGTTCCTGACCCCGAGATGGAGCAGGAAGTATTTGCTGCCATGGAAGGTCCCAGCATCGAGGAGGTGCCCTCAGACACAGAGTCTCCAGAAGTCCTGGAAACACAGCTTGATGCCCACCAGGACCTGCTGGGGTTGGCCCCCCCAGGTGACATGGGGGACTTTGTGGTGGTAGAGAGCACCGAGGATCTTAAGGCTTTGagcagtgaggaggaggaggaggatgtgagGGCTGCACAGGAGACCGAGAGCCTCCTGCCACCCTCTGTGCTGGACCAGGCCAGCATCATTGCAGAGCGGTTCGTCAGCAGCTTATCCCGGCGGAGCAGCCTGGCGCTAGAGGACGGCAAGGCCAGTGGCTTTGGGAGCCCGAGGCTGATAAGCCGGAGCAGCAGTGTGCTCAGCCTAGAGGGCAGCGAGAAAGGCCCAGCCTGGCACGGTAGCACCACGGATTCCCTTGGCTCGCAGCTGCCCCCAGAGGTGGATGCCACTGTGGGCGTGGCCATGGAAAGTGGCCCTCCCGTCAACGGGACAGAGCCCCCAAGCCCAGGCTGTCTAGCAGAGCCCGACAGGTCTTCCTGCAAGAAGAAGGAATCGACACTCTCCACCCGAGACCGGCTATTGTTGGACAAAATCAAGAGCTACTATGAAAACGCGGAGCACCACGATGCGGGCTTTAGCATCCGACGCCGGGAGAGCCTCTCCTACATTCCCAAAGGGCTGGTGAGAAACTCTGTTTCCAGATTCAACAGCCTTCCCAGGCCAGACCCGGAGCCCATGGCTCCGCTGGGGCACAAGAGGCCAGTGGGCTCCCGGCCGCCTTCATGGGCTCTGTTTGACCTCCCAGGACCCAGCCAGGCGAGTGCTGGGGAGCCAGCTCCTATCACAGATGCTGAGTTCCGGCCGTCTTCAGAAATTGTAAAGATCTGGGAGGGGATGGAGTCTGCTGGGGAGAGCTCTAGGAAGGGGACTGGCCAAGGCCAGGCCAATGGCTTCGACCTACACGAGCCGCTCTTCATCCTGGAGGAGCACGAGCTGGGGGCCATCACTGAGGAGTCAGCCACTGCTTCCCCTGAGAGTGCCTCCCCGACGGAGCGGCCCAGCCCGGCCCACCTGGCCCGGGAGCTGAAGGAGCTGGTCAAGGAGCTGAGCAGTGGGGTCCAGGGGGAGCTGGTGGCCCCGCTGCACCCCCGCATCGTACAGCTCTCCCATGTCATGGATGGCCACGTGAGTGAGCGAGTCAAGAATAAGGTCTACCAGCTGGCCCGCCAGTACAGCCTCCGGATCAAAAGCAAATCTGTGACGGCCAGGCCGCCCCTACAGTGGGGAAAGGTGGCTCCCACCGTTCCCTGCCTGCAGGAGGAGGCTGGAGCACCCTCGGGCGGCACAG GTAGGAGAAAGCCGGTGCTGTCCCTCCTCAGCCACGAGCAGACGGCGGCCCAGGAGCACAGCCCGCCCAAGCCCGGCTCGCCTCGGCTTTTCCCCTTCAGCCCCACTGCTGCCAGCCCGAAGGCCAGCTCACCGGGGCCCCGGCCCTCCTCTCGGAGCCCCCTCAGCCCCTTTGACACTGAGACCTTCAGCTGGCCCGATGTCCGAGAGCTCTGCTCCAAGTACGCCTCCCACGACGAGGCCTTCCAGGCTGAGGGCAGccggccccgcggcccgcccGTCAACCGGAGCCGCTCGGTGCCCGAGAACATGGTGGAGCCCCCTCCGGCGGGCAGGGTGGGCCGCTGCTGCAGTGTGGGCGCCAGGAGGGGCCAGGCGGGCCCAGAGGCCGCCCAGCCCCAGCTGCCCGGGATGCTGCCCCAAAGCAGGCCGGTTGAAGAGGAAGCCCTGTATGTCACAGCAGACCTCACCCTGGAGAACAACCAGCGGGTGATCGTCATGGAGAaggggcccctgccctgccccgctgCGGGGCTGGAGGAGTGCAGTGGGCAGGGACCAAGCTCACCAGCAGCCACAATGAGACAGGGCCTGGATTTCCAGGAGACTGGAGTTTCCAGGAGCCCGGAGTATTGGCCAAAGGAAGAGGGTCCCAGGGACCCAGCGGACCCAGGCCAGCAGGGCAGAGTGAGAAACTTGAGGGAGAAGTTCCAGGCCTTGAACTCCATAGGATGA